A window from Oreochromis aureus strain Israel breed Guangdong linkage group 16, ZZ_aureus, whole genome shotgun sequence encodes these proteins:
- the fhl2a gene encoding four and a half LIM domains protein 2, whose translation MTERYDCHYCKESLFGKKYVLREENPYCVKCYESLYSNTCEECKKPIGCNTRDLSYKDRHWHEECFKCFQCKRSLVDKPFSTKDEQLLCTECYSNEYSSKCHECKKTIMPGSRKMEHKGNSWHETCFTCKRCQQPIGTKSFIPKDNQNFCVPCYEKQFAMHCVHCKKPITTGGVTYRDQPWHKDCFLCTSCKQQLSGQRFTSRDDFAYCLNCFCNLYAKKCASCTTPISGLGGSKYISFEERQWHNDCFNCKKCSVSLVGRGFLTERDDILCPECGKDI comes from the exons ATGACAGAACGCTACGACTGCCACTACTGCAAAGAGTCCCTGTTTGGGAAGAAGTATGTTCTGCGAGAGGAAAATCCCTACTGTGTGAAATGTTATGAAAGCCTGTACTCCAACACCTGTGAGGAGTGCAAGAAGCCTATTGGCTGTAACACCAGG GATCTTTCCTACAAGGACCGTCACTGGCATGAGGAATGCTTTAAGTGCTTCCAGTGCAAGCGCTCCCTGGTGGACAAGCCCTTCTCTACCAAGGATGAGCAGCTCCTTTGCACCGAGTGCTACTCCAACGAGTATTCCTCCAAGTGCCATGAGTGCAAGAAAACCATCATGCCAG GCTCCAGGAAGATGGAGCACAAGGGGAACAGCTGGCACGAGACCTGTTTCACCTGCAAGCGATGCCAGCAGCCTATTGGCACCAAGAGCTTCATCCCCAAGGACAACCAGAACTTCTGCGTGCCCTGCTATGAGAAGCAGTTTGCCATGCATTGTGTGCACTGCAAGAAG CCCATCACCACTGGCGGGGTGACCTACCGTGACCAGCCCTGGCACAAGGACTGCTTCCTTTGCACTAGCTGCAAGCAGCAGCTGTCTGGACAGAGGTTTACCTCCAGAGACGACTTTGCCTACTGCCTCAACTGCTTCTGCAACCTTTATGCTAAGAAATGTGCCTCGTGCACCACCCCCATTAGCG GTCTTGGTGGCAGCAAGTACATCTCCTTTGAGGAGCGCCAGTGGCACAATGACTGCTTCAACTGTAAGAAGTGCTCCGTGTCCCTGGTTGGCCGTGGCTTTCTCACCGAACGCGACGACATCCTGTGCCCAGAGTGCGGCAAAGATATCTAA